The nucleotide window GCAATTATCAGCACATTCCTCTTGTCCCTCCCATCAATTAGTACCTATGGCAAATTCTATAGGCAAATTAACATGAGCAGTACCATTTCACCTCCAGAAAAATCGGCTTTTTAATTCCTTTTGGCCCTTCCCAACTTCTCTTCACTTGTACAATACACATCTTTTGTCCTGCAAGATCAAGAAATTAGTTTTGACGAAATTTTTGTTTCAAGAAAAAATCTGATAACTGTAGCTAAGTTATGATTGAAGATTCCGTAAAGCGGCAAAACTTTATAACAATAACTAGAACTAGAATAGGATACCAAATAAATCATACAACCCATATGCAGCAGTGTCCTACCTTCTGTATTTTCCATCTCTTCACCTTTTTCACCATCCCCTGGTACTATTGCACATTAAAGATGTTAATGAATAATCATAAACATGTCCAGTAGAGTGGATATTTACATGTAGGTACGATACGAACAATGCCATGTTAAGATTGTCCACAAGTCAGCCACAAGAAAGGAATTAAGTGATGATTAAAGTATCCTATTTCAGCATAATTATAAACTAACAATCATTTCATAGAGGTTTCCAATACCAGAATTCGTTAAATAACCAATGGAACCAGTAAGTCAACCTGTACGTCATGAATTTCAGGTATTCTTTAAAATCTACAGAAACTGTATCTATAAAGACAAAATATTAGAGTGCAAAATTGAGGTAAAAGAAATACTGGATTAAAACTTAGTAATGTCCTATATCAGCAGTGTATCTATGAAAAATTAATGTGTGAGATGACATGAAGAAAAAAAACAGCATGCCTCCATAAATACAATTATCTTAATAGTCAACGTTACAGGCAGCAAAGTAGAGCCAGAAGTCAGTTGAAATTCGTTGAAAAATCTTTTCAGCTATGATATACAATCCATGATGCAGACAACGCCCCTTGCTTACAGTTTGCTCAAAGTAGCTTTTTTCAATCAGGTGAACTGACCAAATACTAAGCAAAAACTTTAACTTTCAAGTTTTCAATATTCAAATTCTGGTGTGAAATTTTCAAACAAAGTACCAGCTTGTATGAAAGAAAGATAGATGATCATGATGTTTACAAAAATAGTTAACCTAAAGATTTTTAAACAGTCTTTGCTCAAAGGAACAAATATTAAACAAGTAAACAGAAAGAAAGAGAGATCTTCCTCTCTAATCCTTACTCTTCTTGATACACCGTCTGAAGTGCTGACGTGGAAATCTAGTCATTCACTCGCCTTCTTCTGGCGACAAGGATCTGCCTCCGGACTGTTCTTAGGTTGACTCATTTTTAAAAGCATATCTGATTTTCCATGCAACCAACAATGAAGAGAAACTTGACTAGAGAAAAGAAGCACACTAAATTCAGACAACTATTCTACACGTCTTCCAATAGTTAAACTTTTCCTAATGGAAAATTATTCACTTCATATAGCTAACATCTTCAAGTTGCTTACCCGTTCAACTTTGTCGAATGCTATGCATACAATAACAACTGTTGAAGCAACCCAACATAAGCATATAAAATTAGCACAAGTCGATGATCTCATAGCCAAGAATAGCTAAAAGGCACCACCTTATTTCCACCCTAAGAGgtcttcaacaacaacaacaacaaacccagtttgatcccaacatgtggggtttggggagggtagtctgtacgcagaccttacccctacctaatgcaggtagagaggctgtttccaatagaccctcggctcaggaagggcaagaagaagaagaaggaagcaaGGAAGGAAGAAAGATAGAAGAGAAAAAGGGAGAGATAAAGGATAAGTAGTATCAAATAATAGCAACATGGAATACAATACCTGAGGCGAACAAAATCACATATcgtaataaaaatctaagaatatgaagggacaTGCACGCTACTAAGCCTATCGGTAAACACTataaactacctactaaccttctaccttaatcctcgacctccacaccctcctaacttaagttttgataattctCACAAGTCCATATATATCACACATAGCACCTAAAAGGACTTCACCATGGATAAATAGATGAATATTCAAAAGCAAAGTTGAAATTAAGCAAGTACATGGCAAAAGCAAGGAGTATAATAGCCTTATTCAGAAGCTCACATATTGATTAATTGAAACACACAGTTTGGTATAAGCTTTAGCATTTAGGCTAGTAAAGCTGAGAAAGGATTGCCCAGATATAAGTTCACTCAACTGTATGGATAATGAATCCAAGTTGGTTCAATATGAGAAATTTCAGCATGCCTTAGGCTTGGGAAGCAATAATGCAAACTGAAGTTGAAAATATTAGTTagttttttcctttgtttttcccataacatttttattaatttaaaacaggCCAGGTAACTCAATACATGTAAAGTTGGATATACGAAGGCAAAAGCAACTTCGATGGTTGAGGACATCTGGTATTCACGGTTATGGTTAGAATGTAAAGTGACACATAAATCTGGTGAAAAATACTTAGGTTAGTTTCAAAAACTTTGTTTGAACCTCCTGATCTTTTTTGCTGACAACCACCAAATTAAACAAGTTGGGCACTTCCAAAACACTCTTATATCTGCAAGAAATGAAATGAGCTACATGCAGCTTTAGAACATAAGTTAGGATGCCCCTGATCCAACTTATTGTCAAAGATCTTGATATTAGCCTAAAATATGCAAGAGTTAAGCAAATATTCCCTTCTGTCCTTGGAAAAGTTTATGATAACAAACAAGAATGAACATTTTTCTTCAGAAAAAAAGTACTCTAGCTTCACATGTAACAGGATGTTATATCATCAATAGGCAATTGAAGGAATTACAGAGCTCAATTTCCTCATATTGTCTACACACAATATCTCCAAAACCATCTATTAGAAGTAACAAATGGAGGAAAGAGAAATTAAAGAATTTATACACCCGACTTATCAATATTCTACAACAGTTAAGagattaagaaaataaattaaactgAGTGTGCATCTACAAAGACTTCATTGAACATGTCATCCTCACCATTTGCTGTAGTAAGCATATCCGCGTCCTTCTCCTCGTCACTGGAAAAATCCCGTTTCTCAAGTTTTGCATGAGCTGCAATGAAGATCATTCTTTGAGCCCTATCCATGCCAACCCTCGAGTTCCCTTGCAGAGAAACCCATCTCATAAAGGACCAGTTACATTTAAATCTGCATGAGGTCGCCTGAAGGAAGAGAAGCCTAACCGCAACCTTACCCAATGACTTGAACTCTTTTAGGCAAGTTTCCCATACAAGCCTACTACTCTGAGGATTTGCAATTTTCATTCGCCCCGTTACTGGATCTCGCTGCTTTACTTGAACAGCCTGAGCATACAGTGGGTCGAGCCCTTCTAACCTCCATTTCATAAGCTCCATTAGTGCAATGGGAGCTTCCTCCCTCGGTACTAGCCGTGTTATAAGCTTGTCTATGTCCTTCTCTTGATCATGTGTCAGACGTTTAAATGGTGGAAGGTACTTCCCACTTGCATCCCTCACTAAGTATAATGGATCAAGTACAAATGCAGCTGCCCATGCAGGATGATAGTTTCTCTTGAACCGCGCATCAATTATCTTCTCAATAGGGCCCTCAGTAATGCTAAATTTGGCACACCAGTCCTTTACTTTAGCTCTCAACTCCTCCCAAAGAAGAAGACACTGACCAACTAAGGGTCTCTCAGCCTCAATGTCATCAGCCATCTCCTTAATCAGTTTCACTAGTGAATGAGCAGCCTCCACATCATTCCAAAACCCAACATCCTGTATCATCTCCGCCACTTCTCTAGCAACAGGATCCTCTATGCATGAGACCTTATAGGAATCATCCACCACTACTAGCTGCAGTATTCGAGCATAACTTAGTATATCCTCCAACATTGCGATAACAGGACCAAAGTTCTTAGATAAATTGCAGTCAGCTGAAGGAACTCTAATCAACCCTGCAAGCTCAACGCCACATGATCTGAACTTCCTAAAATGATTTCTGATCTGAGACTTGCTATTGAAAAGATTTGCAATCTTGAAACAATTATCAGTAACAGTTTTAAAAAGTGGAAGCTCTCTACTAAAGTCTTTCAACAAACTAATAACTCCATGAAGTTGGCATGAGAGATTAACCATCCAATGATTTTGAACCTCCAAATTCCGCAATGCCTTACCTTTATACTTATCCGCGACTATTCCTACACATCTTTGAACAACATTACCACACAACCCTTTAATCGTTTCACTTAAGACTTCCTCCGCATACTCCG belongs to Nicotiana tabacum cultivar K326 chromosome 6, ASM71507v2, whole genome shotgun sequence and includes:
- the LOC107823699 gene encoding uncharacterized protein LOC107823699; this translates as MANVNANPLDALTSGEDVAAKAVNKRYEGLVAVRTKAIKGKGAWYWAHLEPILIQNPETNLPKAVKLKCTLCDAAFSASNPSRTATEHLKRGTCPNFGSVLRPISQLPPLASPSSQNHRKRSSPQTGTSSSSHHQVGLVDNYRGEMGYSPVQTAQEIVAHMGLNHHNHHQQQQHLVLSGGKEDLGALAMFEDSVKKLKSLKGSSPGPALSKDQVDSAFNLLADWFYESCGTVTLSSIEHPKFKAFLNQVGLPAVSRKDFVGEKLDSKFEEARMESETRIRDAAFFQVASDGWGRDICKYGEETVIKFIVNLPNGTNVFHKAVYKGGLVPSEYAEEVLSETIKGLCGNVVQRCVGIVADKYKGKALRNLEVQNHWMVNLSCQLHGVISLLKDFSRELPLFKTVTDNCFKIANLFNSKSQIRNHFRKFRSCGVELAGLIRVPSADCNLSKNFGPVIAMLEDILSYARILQLVVVDDSYKVSCIEDPVAREVAEMIQDVGFWNDVEAAHSLVKLIKEMADDIEAERPLVGQCLLLWEELRAKVKDWCAKFSITEGPIEKIIDARFKRNYHPAWAAAFVLDPLYLVRDASGKYLPPFKRLTHDQEKDIDKLITRLVPREEAPIALMELMKWRLEGLDPLYAQAVQVKQRDPVTGRMKIANPQSSRLVWETCLKEFKSLGKVAVRLLFLQATSCRFKCNWSFMRWVSLQGNSRVGMDRAQRMIFIAAHAKLEKRDFSSDEEKDADMLTTANGEDDMFNEVFVDAHSV